TCTCAACGTAACCTGCTAGGGCCGTATAGTTTGCCATAATTACTGAATTGCCTATTTTTACATTATGAGCTATGTGTACACCACCCATTAAAAAGCAATCCGAGCCAAGCCTAGTTACTGATCCCTCCTTAGTGCCCCTGTGAATTTGGACAAATTCTCGAATAATATTATTCTTCCCAATCTCAACATAGGTTTCAGTTCCTTCATAACCCTCATCCTGAGGAGGAGCACCTATATATGCGCTATGGAATATTTGGTTCCCCTCCCCAATGTTTATGCTTCCCTCAATTTGGACATAGGGACCAATCATGCTATTTGCGCCAATATTTATCTTGCCAGATATAAAGGCATAAGGGCCAATCGTTACATTCTCTCCAATGTTAACGTCGCCTTCAATTATTGCTGTCTTGTGAATCGTCACTTGTTTCTCTTATTTTCCTCTCTAATCTCTTCATCCTTTTCAGGAGTTCTGGCAGATATTTCATTGCAGCCTGAATTTTCTGCTGTTCCCTGTGCGGCCTGGCTGGAGTGCCAAAGAGAACCTCCGGCTTTTTTATGTCATTATGAATGCCGCTTTGTCCAATAATAATCGTCTCGTCAGCTATAGATATATGATCTCCAATTCCAGCCTGTCCGAAGATGGTTACATGATTGCCAATAGTAACCGATCCAGATATACCGGTTTGAGCTATAATTAAGCATCTCTCTCCAATTTTTACATTATGGGCTATATGGACCATATTATCCAGTTTGGTATCATTACCGATCTCTGTAATATCCACTGTAGCCCTGTCTATACAGCAATTTGCGCCGACTTCAACATTATTGCCAATCTTAACA
The DNA window shown above is from Spirochaetota bacterium and carries:
- the lpxA gene encoding acyl-ACP--UDP-N-acetylglucosamine O-acyltransferase; the protein is MTIHKTAIIEGDVNIGENVTIGPYAFISGKINIGANSMIGPYVQIEGSINIGEGNQIFHSAYIGAPPQDEGYEGTETYVEIGKNNIIREFVQIHRGTKEGSVTRLGSDCFLMGGVHIAHNVKIGNSVIMANYTALAGYVEIDDYSFVSGLSGFHQFTRIGKYAMIGGCSRISKDCPPFMIVEGNPARIAGINVVGLRRRNFSSERRRAIKEAYRILFRSGKNMTQALNDLKSDEGNEDINELIRFIESSTRGVTR